A window from Rhizosphaericola mali encodes these proteins:
- a CDS encoding enoyl-ACP reductase FabI, translating to MSSKILKGKKGIILGVLNENSIAWEVAKKCKQEGAKIIISNAPLAVRFGEVKSLAKEIKVPVIGADVTKIEDLELLVDKAVKYFKGPFDFVLHSVAMSNNIRKKHDYTELNYEYMLKTLDVSAVSFHKLLQVCFQKNAIADWGSVVALTYIASKRIFPQYSEMADAKSLLEGISRSFGLHYAAKNKVRINTISQSPVKTTAGGAIAGFDDFWNYSDQMSPLGNASSKDLASFCVTMFSDYTRYITMQNIYHDGGFSSTGLTDKVISTFNE from the coding sequence ATGAGTTCAAAAATACTAAAAGGTAAAAAAGGTATTATTCTTGGAGTCTTGAATGAAAATTCAATAGCTTGGGAAGTTGCAAAAAAATGTAAGCAAGAAGGTGCAAAAATAATTATTTCAAATGCACCATTAGCAGTAAGATTTGGAGAGGTAAAATCATTGGCTAAAGAAATTAAAGTTCCAGTTATTGGAGCTGATGTTACTAAAATCGAAGATTTGGAGTTACTTGTTGATAAAGCGGTGAAATATTTCAAAGGACCATTTGATTTTGTTTTGCATAGTGTGGCGATGAGTAATAATATCCGTAAAAAGCATGATTATACGGAACTGAATTATGAGTATATGCTTAAAACATTAGACGTTTCAGCTGTTAGCTTCCATAAATTGTTGCAAGTTTGTTTTCAAAAAAATGCGATTGCAGATTGGGGTAGTGTTGTCGCATTGACCTATATTGCCTCTAAAAGGATCTTTCCACAATATTCAGAAATGGCAGATGCGAAATCCTTATTGGAAGGTATTTCTAGAAGCTTTGGTTTACATTATGCAGCGAAAAATAAAGTGAGAATCAATACAATATCCCAGTCGCCTGTTAAGACAACGGCGGGAGGTGCAATAGCTGGATTTGATGATTTTTGGAACTATTCAGATCAGATGAGCCCCTTAGGAAATGCATCAAGCAAAGACCTAGCATCATTTTGTGTCACAATGTTTAGTGATTATACTCGTTATATCACTATGCAAAACATCTATCATGATGGAGGCTTTAGTTCTACTGGGCTGACAGATAAAGTGATTAGTACATTTAATGAATAA
- a CDS encoding 3-hydroxyacyl-ACP dehydratase FabZ family protein has translation MNLDRQITTTDILSYFPIQPPFRFINTIDEVNAQQIIGSYTFSEDEYFFKGHFPNNPIVPGSILQESAAQIGLVAFGMYLLGNRIDSLFDIDNTQLPNELAIVPGIVIENYVIRFYLTSSELKFKKIVQPSDTIHVHAEKIFFRLNKLKCGIEIKNEADQIICKGIMSGMVHVSILK, from the coding sequence ATGAATCTAGATAGACAAATTACAACCACAGATATCTTATCCTATTTCCCCATACAACCACCATTTAGATTTATCAATACTATTGATGAAGTGAATGCCCAGCAGATTATTGGATCATATACATTTTCAGAAGATGAATACTTTTTTAAAGGACATTTTCCTAATAATCCAATTGTCCCAGGATCTATATTGCAAGAGTCTGCTGCCCAGATAGGGCTTGTTGCTTTTGGTATGTATTTGTTAGGTAATCGTATTGATTCTTTATTTGACATAGACAATACACAACTGCCCAATGAATTAGCTATTGTCCCAGGAATTGTTATAGAGAATTATGTTATACGTTTTTATTTAACCTCTTCCGAACTAAAATTTAAGAAAATTGTACAGCCTAGTGATACTATTCATGTACATGCAGAAAAGATATTTTTTCGTTTGAATAAATTAAAGTGCGGTATCGAAATTAAAAATGAAGCTGATCAAATAATTTGTAAAGGTATAATGTCCGGAATGGTACATGTTTCGATTTTAAAGTAA
- a CDS encoding YybH family protein has translation MKRISFLLIYLSFLQISFAQKHNATAEKEILNTLHRQQDFWNKGDLVHFMEGYWNNDSLVFIGGSGPNYGYEGALKSYQKTYPDKSKMGILQFSNIQLKPLDKTHYLVIGKWELERATDHPSGYYSLIFQWIDHKWLIILDHSS, from the coding sequence ATGAAAAGAATTTCATTTTTACTGATTTATCTAAGTTTTTTGCAAATTTCATTTGCGCAAAAGCATAATGCTACGGCGGAAAAAGAAATTTTAAATACGTTGCATCGACAGCAAGATTTTTGGAATAAGGGAGATTTAGTTCATTTCATGGAAGGATATTGGAATAATGATAGTTTGGTTTTTATTGGTGGTTCAGGTCCCAATTATGGATATGAAGGAGCCCTGAAATCTTATCAAAAAACGTATCCGGACAAATCAAAAATGGGAATTTTACAATTTAGTAATATTCAATTGAAGCCTCTTGATAAAACACATTATTTGGTTATTGGGAAATGGGAATTAGAAAGAGCAACAGATCATCCAAGCGGTTACTATTCACTCATTTTCCAATGGATAGATCATAAATGGCTGATCATTTTGGATCATTCTAGTTAA
- a CDS encoding pyruvate dehydrogenase complex dihydrolipoamide acetyltransferase, producing MAEVLLMPRLSDTMTEGVIASWQKKVGDTVKKGDVLADIETDKATMELESYHDGTLLYIGVEEGGKLAVNDLMAIIGKSGEDITAIVKEHTGNGAATTEAPKTEAPAENKPTESSAPAVDISTMEEVVLMPRLSDTMTEGVIAAWDKEVGDEVKKGDILAEIETDKATMELESYKDGFLLYQGAKPGDKIAVNELLAIIGKKGQDISAILAAAKSGGAPTSAPVKEETPAAPVKEEKVVASSSAPAPVVVNEGRIFASPLAKKIAEDKGIDLKYVQGSGDNGRIVKSDIENFQPQTAATTASPQEVKKSEATAPVFVPAGQESYDEIPVTQMRKVIAKRLAESKFTSPHFYVTMAIDMDACVAARPKLNGKDAKVKISFNDLVVKAVAVALREHPEVNGAWLGDKIRLNHHVNIGVAVAVPEGLVVPVIKYADSMSLTQISSAVKTYAVKAKDKKLTPAEMEGSTFTISNLGMYGVDQFTGIINPPNACILAVGGISQEPVVKDGQIVVGNVMKVTLSSDHRIVDGAKAAEFLQTLKGLLEEPLRLLL from the coding sequence ATGGCAGAAGTACTTTTAATGCCGCGTTTAAGCGACACGATGACAGAAGGCGTAATTGCTTCCTGGCAAAAAAAAGTAGGAGATACAGTTAAGAAAGGTGATGTACTCGCAGATATCGAAACCGATAAAGCGACTATGGAACTAGAAAGCTATCATGATGGTACTTTGTTATATATAGGTGTAGAAGAAGGTGGTAAATTAGCCGTTAATGATTTGATGGCGATTATTGGTAAAAGTGGAGAAGATATAACAGCAATTGTAAAAGAACATACAGGCAATGGTGCAGCAACTACTGAAGCCCCTAAAACAGAAGCTCCAGCAGAAAATAAACCAACTGAATCATCTGCTCCAGCTGTAGATATTTCCACGATGGAAGAGGTTGTATTAATGCCTCGTTTGAGTGATACGATGACAGAAGGTGTTATCGCTGCTTGGGATAAGGAAGTAGGAGATGAAGTAAAAAAAGGAGATATCCTTGCTGAAATAGAAACCGATAAAGCAACCATGGAACTAGAAAGTTACAAAGATGGCTTTCTTTTATATCAAGGTGCTAAACCTGGAGACAAAATTGCAGTTAATGAGTTATTAGCAATTATTGGTAAGAAAGGACAAGACATTTCAGCTATCCTTGCAGCAGCTAAATCTGGCGGAGCGCCTACAAGTGCTCCTGTAAAAGAGGAAACGCCTGCAGCGCCAGTTAAAGAAGAAAAAGTAGTTGCATCTTCAAGTGCTCCGGCACCTGTCGTTGTGAATGAAGGACGCATATTCGCCTCTCCTTTAGCTAAAAAAATTGCGGAAGATAAAGGTATTGATTTAAAATATGTACAAGGTTCTGGAGATAATGGTCGTATTGTAAAATCCGACATTGAAAATTTCCAACCGCAAACAGCTGCGACAACTGCCTCTCCTCAGGAAGTGAAAAAATCAGAGGCAACAGCTCCCGTATTTGTACCTGCAGGACAAGAATCTTATGATGAGATTCCTGTTACACAAATGAGAAAAGTAATTGCAAAACGTTTAGCGGAAAGCAAATTTACAAGTCCTCATTTCTACGTAACTATGGCGATTGATATGGATGCATGTGTAGCCGCAAGACCTAAATTAAATGGAAAAGATGCGAAAGTTAAAATTAGCTTCAACGATTTAGTTGTTAAAGCTGTAGCTGTTGCATTACGTGAACATCCAGAAGTAAATGGTGCTTGGTTAGGCGACAAAATTCGTTTGAATCATCATGTAAATATTGGTGTTGCTGTAGCCGTACCAGAAGGGTTGGTTGTACCGGTTATCAAATATGCGGATAGCATGTCTCTTACTCAGATTTCTTCTGCGGTTAAAACTTATGCAGTTAAAGCTAAGGATAAAAAATTGACTCCTGCAGAAATGGAAGGTAGCACATTCACTATCAGTAACCTAGGAATGTATGGTGTAGATCAATTTACAGGTATCATTAATCCGCCAAACGCTTGTATTCTTGCTGTTGGTGGTATTTCTCAAGAACCCGTGGTAAAAGACGGTCAGATCGTGGTTGGTAATGTAATGAAAGTAACATTGAGCAGTGACCACAGAATTGTAGATGGTGCAAAAGCCGCAGAATTCTTACAAACTTTGAAAGGTTTATTAGAAGAGCCTTTGAGATTATTATTATAA
- a CDS encoding acyl carrier protein — translation MALKKNEKLEKTSIDLDKKETTNTIPMNQKEKNDKKSTLKKIDNKTSDFTKVLVAKSKGLQRKEGEATIIYDEILLNELKQIIAKYTEHPEILDEINVKYSGNQEKLGEIDAKMESNFIERLNIDSVDFVEIIVDTEEKFGIKIEDEEVKKIVNFDEMYLLIQSKIANKNVTTKISTAKKSPKTKKNATVVAVKTETVSIKSQKISKSEKKSPKVAKTTISINASPKKKVK, via the coding sequence ATGGCGTTAAAAAAAAATGAAAAATTAGAGAAAACGTCTATTGATTTGGACAAGAAAGAAACCACTAACACAATTCCTATGAACCAAAAAGAAAAGAATGATAAAAAATCTACACTCAAAAAAATAGATAACAAAACTTCAGATTTCACAAAGGTATTAGTAGCAAAGAGTAAAGGTCTTCAACGTAAAGAAGGGGAGGCTACAATTATATACGATGAAATTTTGTTAAATGAGTTGAAGCAAATTATTGCTAAGTATACAGAACATCCAGAAATTCTGGATGAAATCAATGTAAAATATAGTGGTAATCAAGAGAAATTGGGAGAGATTGATGCAAAGATGGAAAGCAATTTTATTGAAAGATTGAATATCGATTCTGTCGATTTTGTAGAGATTATTGTAGATACTGAAGAAAAATTTGGCATTAAAATCGAAGATGAGGAAGTTAAGAAAATTGTCAATTTTGACGAAATGTACTTATTGATACAATCTAAAATTGCCAATAAAAATGTAACAACAAAGATCTCAACCGCTAAAAAATCTCCAAAAACAAAAAAAAATGCGACAGTTGTAGCTGTTAAAACTGAGACTGTTTCCATAAAAAGCCAGAAGATTAGCAAAAGTGAAAAAAAATCACCCAAAGTAGCGAAAACAACAATCTCAATAAATGCTTCTCCTAAAAAGAAAGTTAAGTAA
- a CDS encoding beta-ketoacyl synthase N-terminal-like domain-containing protein codes for MQDRRVVITGIGVVAPNGVNKSLFLDALKKGKTNFKKISNASKLGLGCEYAAIPELSQEAIDNFCKKYRLVKIRSSAVIYGCMAGMEAWLDAGLEVSEKSTGEPLWNAGCIFNSSCGGVEAFAYNYKLAKAGDFKKMGGRVAQQAMNSGISAYMGGILGLGNQVTTYASESNSGTESIINAYNRIKWGLGEIMLAGSTESSSEYVFGLYDTTQREDNSHTTIETKNLTSEEIAMHCFEENAPGGIYGAGAGALVLESLESAINRGAKIYAEILGTNLNSGGQRNDKGLLGLDEHSLEYCIKNTIKKAKINPAIIDLVAGSYPSDDYCQKIEFAATRKALQLTNKSLPYFNTTKSLIGACLAASGAIEAVAAILELNNNFIHGTPRIGDISLDILTHLSASKIPSKMIRKKDLSTILHVNYGVGDVYSSYILKKWKA; via the coding sequence ATGCAAGATAGACGAGTCGTTATAACAGGGATTGGAGTTGTGGCACCAAACGGAGTCAATAAATCTTTATTTTTAGATGCATTAAAAAAGGGCAAAACAAATTTTAAGAAAATATCAAACGCTTCCAAGTTAGGATTAGGATGTGAATATGCAGCAATACCAGAACTTTCACAAGAGGCAATAGATAATTTTTGCAAAAAATATAGATTAGTAAAAATACGAAGTAGCGCAGTAATTTATGGATGTATGGCAGGAATGGAAGCTTGGTTGGACGCGGGATTAGAAGTATCTGAAAAAAGTACCGGAGAGCCGCTTTGGAACGCTGGCTGTATTTTTAATTCTAGCTGTGGAGGAGTAGAAGCATTTGCATACAATTATAAATTGGCAAAAGCTGGTGATTTCAAAAAAATGGGAGGCCGAGTAGCGCAGCAAGCGATGAATAGTGGCATTAGCGCATATATGGGAGGTATATTAGGATTGGGAAATCAAGTCACAACGTATGCATCAGAATCTAATTCTGGTACTGAATCTATTATCAACGCTTACAATCGTATCAAATGGGGTTTAGGCGAGATTATGCTTGCAGGTAGTACAGAAAGCAGCAGTGAGTATGTTTTTGGACTATATGATACTACACAACGTGAGGATAACTCGCATACAACGATTGAGACAAAAAATCTTACTTCCGAGGAAATCGCCATGCATTGTTTTGAAGAAAATGCACCTGGAGGAATTTATGGGGCAGGAGCTGGAGCATTGGTTTTAGAAAGCTTAGAATCTGCAATCAATAGAGGTGCAAAAATATATGCAGAAATATTAGGAACAAATCTTAATTCTGGTGGCCAAAGAAACGATAAGGGATTACTTGGCTTAGATGAACATAGCTTGGAATACTGTATTAAAAATACTATTAAAAAGGCAAAAATAAATCCTGCTATAATCGATTTAGTTGCAGGATCCTATCCATCAGATGACTATTGCCAAAAGATTGAGTTTGCTGCAACCCGAAAAGCATTACAACTAACCAATAAATCATTACCTTATTTTAATACAACCAAGTCTTTGATTGGAGCATGCTTAGCAGCTTCTGGAGCAATCGAAGCAGTTGCTGCGATTTTGGAGTTGAATAATAATTTTATTCATGGTACTCCGAGGATTGGAGATATAAGTTTGGATATTTTGACTCATCTATCAGCATCTAAAATTCCTTCCAAAATGATAAGAAAAAAGGATTTATCAACAATCTTACATGTAAATTATGGGGTCGGTGACGTATATTCAAGTTATATTTTGAAAAAATGGAAAGCCTAA
- a CDS encoding Crp/Fnr family transcriptional regulator codes for MKKYIPYLKSLPQFEKFTDQDLLRILEKAQLLEVKKNKVIYKQGEHDNYLYIILKGLLKSCFDLDKRNFTEYFFVPGDFVADINTLFSKGASRHTLMSVIPSSIIKIPKEHLFEYMCEVPNFQFAAYNVFSNYINAYEFRARLIISYTSSIKRFLIFMEKYKEYIDQISNKDVASYLGITPETLSRLKKQYLTTSYKTVKLK; via the coding sequence ATGAAAAAATACATTCCTTACCTTAAAAGTTTGCCACAATTTGAAAAATTTACGGATCAAGACTTACTTCGTATTTTGGAAAAGGCGCAATTATTAGAAGTTAAAAAAAATAAAGTAATCTACAAGCAAGGCGAACATGACAATTACTTATATATTATATTAAAAGGCTTATTAAAATCTTGCTTTGATTTAGATAAACGAAATTTTACAGAATATTTCTTTGTCCCAGGTGATTTTGTTGCAGATATTAACACCTTATTTAGTAAAGGCGCAAGTCGACATACACTTATGTCAGTTATTCCTTCCTCAATTATAAAAATTCCGAAAGAACATCTTTTTGAATATATGTGTGAAGTGCCTAATTTTCAATTTGCAGCGTATAATGTATTTAGTAATTATATCAATGCTTATGAATTTAGAGCACGTCTCATCATTAGTTACACATCTTCTATAAAAAGATTCTTAATTTTTATGGAAAAGTACAAAGAATATATTGATCAAATTTCCAATAAAGACGTAGCATCCTATCTTGGAATTACACCAGAAACATTGTCAAGATTAAAAAAGCAATATCTTACAACATCTTATAAAACGGTAAAACTTAAATAA
- a CDS encoding T9SS type A sorting domain-containing protein: MKKYLHILRLLVCSSAIFLFLTNILSASPNAPIVTTTGQAYRWSSDVNTLGARDGSWLTSLNQALIPDVIQDKVYRIRIGVNMAVTVTYGSGLTPAYINSFVLNNPIQFTTYYKKSTATNWRLVPTTSSDTAVMRVAPSAYISNRTIIGNSETANMIVLPKYGVTNAVGTRPANPYYYLGGKFFSTESSSTNVGDLGYTIGDVNVISQGSFVTNSSYTTSTSMNSQTYLNLGTEVEASIVFLKGVEANTLYDVRINLSVPFTGTGGTYSSSGTGGYNLSGTATPYLQGQFLTPASVLPIKLTSFIAKKEGNSVQLNWETASEINNKGFYIQRSNDGKTFNSLGFVGSFASGGTSNNILNYSYTDATPGTGAVYYRLNQVDLDGTSNYSTIQSLFLGTTSSDVMVAPNPVITSVNLNNALVGADYSIYSMSGQLVKSGKVSASLMPIDASNLRSGIYVIKTSNNAGVPVFKKFVKK; encoded by the coding sequence ATGAAAAAATATTTACACATTTTAAGATTGCTGGTATGTTCTAGTGCGATTTTTTTATTTCTGACTAATATTCTCTCCGCTAGTCCTAATGCTCCGATTGTAACCACTACTGGTCAAGCATATAGATGGAGTAGTGATGTTAATACCTTAGGGGCTAGGGATGGTTCTTGGTTGACTAGTTTAAATCAAGCGTTGATTCCTGATGTAATTCAAGATAAGGTGTATAGAATAAGAATTGGCGTAAATATGGCAGTGACCGTTACATATGGATCAGGTTTGACACCTGCATACATAAATTCCTTCGTCTTAAATAACCCAATTCAGTTTACGACTTATTACAAAAAGTCAACTGCTACAAATTGGCGATTAGTTCCAACCACAAGTAGCGATACTGCAGTAATGAGGGTTGCTCCTTCTGCTTATATTAGCAACAGAACGATTATTGGAAATAGCGAAACTGCTAATATGATTGTCTTGCCAAAGTATGGAGTAACAAATGCGGTAGGGACACGGCCAGCTAATCCATATTATTACTTAGGGGGTAAATTTTTTAGTACAGAAAGTTCATCCACAAATGTTGGTGATTTGGGTTATACTATAGGAGACGTGAATGTTATAAGCCAAGGGAGTTTTGTTACTAATTCATCATATACAACATCTACTTCAATGAATTCTCAAACGTATCTGAATTTGGGAACAGAAGTGGAAGCAAGTATTGTATTTTTGAAAGGTGTGGAAGCAAATACACTTTATGATGTGAGAATTAATTTAAGTGTTCCATTTACAGGTACAGGTGGAACCTATTCATCATCAGGAACTGGAGGGTATAATTTGTCAGGAACAGCAACTCCGTATTTACAAGGTCAGTTTCTAACTCCTGCATCTGTATTACCAATAAAGTTGACTTCATTTATTGCTAAGAAAGAAGGAAATAGTGTGCAATTAAATTGGGAAACTGCATCCGAGATAAACAACAAGGGTTTTTATATTCAAAGAAGTAACGACGGTAAGACCTTTAATAGCCTAGGATTTGTAGGGTCTTTTGCATCAGGCGGTACAAGTAATAATATATTAAATTATAGTTATACTGATGCAACGCCAGGTACAGGTGCGGTGTATTACAGATTGAACCAAGTGGATCTAGATGGCACCTCGAATTATAGTACGATTCAAAGTTTATTTTTAGGTACTACTAGTTCAGATGTTATGGTTGCTCCTAACCCTGTTATTACTAGTGTAAATTTAAATAATGCATTAGTAGGTGCTGATTATTCAATCTATAGTATGTCTGGACAATTGGTTAAATCTGGTAAAGTATCTGCATCACTAATGCCTATTGATGCAAGTAATCTTCGTTCCGGTATTTATGTTATTAAAACAAGTAATAATGCTGGAGTTCCGGTATTTAAGAAATTCGTAAAGAAATAA
- a CDS encoding beta-ketoacyl-[acyl-carrier-protein] synthase family protein encodes MKQRVVITGMGVVSPNGIGLKAFAKSLKIGKSGIKKIKEMRDLNLRCQVAGVPPISQKKIQAFLSKYNLRDIISTGVIYGCMSAVEAWLDAGLEISDKALDRSTGCIFGTGSNGAEATQLAIDLYDAGKGVKKTPKNIFMQSIASCVSIYINGIFGLGNHVTTNSSACSTGTEGILEGYYRIVHGEAERMIIGSSESAGTFVWTPFDAMFATAQDHNHHPKEASCPLNQNASGFVPGAGGGALILESLASAQKRGAKIYAEILGGHINSGGQRRDGSMTIGNSEGMIRCIENAVKNCKIKVKDLDLISGHLTSTIGDIVEMQCWDYVFKRHKISFEKRPYINATKSMIGHSLSASGSIESIAAILQMNQNFVHPSINAYPLHENIEGIFPHEKIPKTVIENINLNTIAKISFGFGDVNACVIFQKYKS; translated from the coding sequence ATGAAACAACGAGTTGTTATAACAGGTATGGGTGTCGTCAGTCCAAATGGTATTGGATTGAAAGCATTTGCGAAATCACTAAAAATCGGTAAATCGGGCATTAAGAAAATTAAGGAAATGCGAGACTTGAATTTACGATGCCAAGTCGCAGGGGTTCCTCCCATTTCTCAAAAAAAAATACAAGCTTTTTTATCTAAATATAATCTAAGAGACATAATAAGTACTGGTGTTATTTATGGTTGCATGTCTGCCGTTGAAGCTTGGCTAGATGCTGGATTAGAAATTAGTGATAAGGCCTTAGACAGATCAACAGGATGTATATTCGGAACAGGCAGTAACGGTGCCGAAGCAACTCAATTAGCCATTGATCTATATGATGCGGGAAAAGGTGTCAAAAAAACGCCCAAAAATATTTTCATGCAATCAATTGCAAGTTGTGTGAGTATTTATATAAATGGAATATTCGGTTTAGGAAATCATGTAACCACTAATTCCTCCGCATGCTCAACGGGAACGGAAGGCATTTTGGAGGGCTACTATAGAATCGTGCACGGTGAAGCAGAAAGAATGATTATCGGCAGTTCTGAAAGTGCAGGAACATTTGTATGGACTCCATTTGACGCTATGTTTGCAACAGCCCAAGATCATAATCACCATCCCAAAGAAGCATCCTGTCCTTTAAATCAAAATGCAAGTGGTTTTGTGCCTGGTGCAGGCGGAGGAGCATTAATTTTAGAAAGTTTAGCATCAGCCCAAAAACGGGGCGCAAAAATTTATGCAGAAATTTTAGGGGGACACATTAATTCAGGTGGACAGAGAAGAGACGGTTCAATGACTATTGGTAACTCTGAAGGCATGATAAGGTGTATTGAAAATGCTGTGAAAAATTGTAAAATAAAAGTGAAAGATTTAGATTTAATTTCTGGTCATCTAACTTCCACCATAGGAGATATAGTAGAAATGCAATGTTGGGATTATGTATTCAAAAGGCATAAAATATCTTTTGAAAAAAGACCCTATATTAATGCCACAAAATCAATGATTGGTCACTCTTTGAGCGCATCTGGATCGATAGAATCTATTGCAGCAATACTCCAAATGAATCAAAATTTTGTTCATCCTAGCATTAATGCTTATCCATTACATGAAAATATTGAAGGAATATTTCCTCATGAAAAAATTCCAAAAACAGTAATCGAAAACATTAATTTAAATACAATCGCAAAAATAAGCTTTGGGTTTGGGGATGTCAATGCCTGTGTAATTTTTCAAAAATATAAAAGCTAA
- the lnt gene encoding apolipoprotein N-acyltransferase, whose amino-acid sequence MKKKLPKIDQVAFAKKHNRKMNWLAALAAIPITFGIQMISTPFNWLILVPIFYLCLDATKRQILTRAVIFGVTASVINFNWLINSVANYSKTGYLFGIGLIIAFAIFFSLYTSLVGLVYYYLLPKNRHYKSYWIWAAIAGGCFGVLLDWSMEHIGRSFATCLYLNYIPASTNLYAIQPASIFGPYIITFFGAMLNYLVAEFIKVKKWKLLVITFVCILIYLAWGALILNNYQQNLVNNPKKDSSFKAAIICENLLPDESWNSTNGDLVAKQLFALTQVAIKNQARLGIWTETAIPWTYDPDDNFINFVDSLSSPSGMTNLIGVNTVYAKNVLLNSIYSIAPGKKVLGRYDKRVALSLAEKPFLGITMPFFYYGNIQYKEGVSDKPLNTPVGKAGMMLCNESVITDPSWSSVKEGANFLINPGNDGWFAQTYLSRQHFYYDRMRAVETRKDVVVNNNNGYCGIIKSTGEIEVMENNDGPKTIMVDISPNSFLPSSLIMSNYLVIFSFLLFISISIWNIKVIKNYK is encoded by the coding sequence TTGAAAAAAAAATTACCCAAAATAGACCAAGTTGCATTTGCAAAAAAACATAACAGAAAAATGAATTGGCTCGCTGCCTTAGCCGCAATACCAATCACATTTGGCATTCAAATGATTTCTACACCTTTTAATTGGTTGATTTTAGTTCCAATCTTTTATCTATGCCTTGATGCTACGAAAAGGCAAATTTTGACAAGAGCAGTTATTTTTGGAGTGACAGCATCCGTAATTAATTTTAATTGGTTGATTAACAGCGTCGCCAATTATTCTAAAACTGGTTATTTATTTGGTATAGGGTTAATTATTGCGTTCGCCATATTTTTTAGTTTATACACGAGCCTTGTAGGTTTAGTTTATTACTACTTACTTCCTAAAAATCGTCATTACAAAAGTTATTGGATATGGGCTGCTATTGCTGGAGGTTGTTTCGGGGTCTTGTTAGATTGGAGTATGGAACATATTGGTCGTAGTTTTGCGACCTGTCTTTATTTGAATTATATCCCGGCATCAACAAATCTTTATGCAATTCAACCCGCGTCTATATTTGGACCATATATAATTACATTTTTTGGGGCCATGTTGAATTATTTAGTAGCAGAATTTATAAAAGTAAAAAAGTGGAAATTGTTAGTGATCACTTTTGTATGTATTCTGATTTATTTAGCGTGGGGCGCATTAATTTTGAATAATTATCAACAAAATCTTGTCAATAATCCTAAAAAAGATTCCAGTTTTAAAGCAGCTATTATTTGTGAAAATTTATTACCTGATGAAAGTTGGAATTCCACAAATGGAGATCTTGTGGCTAAACAATTATTTGCGTTGACACAGGTGGCAATAAAAAATCAAGCACGATTAGGCATTTGGACAGAAACGGCTATTCCCTGGACCTATGATCCTGACGATAATTTTATCAATTTTGTAGATAGTTTATCTAGCCCTTCAGGTATGACCAATCTCATTGGCGTCAATACGGTTTATGCAAAAAACGTACTCCTTAATTCCATATATAGTATAGCTCCTGGAAAAAAAGTACTAGGAAGATATGACAAAAGAGTGGCGCTTAGTCTTGCAGAAAAACCATTTTTGGGAATTACAATGCCTTTTTTTTACTATGGAAATATCCAATATAAAGAGGGTGTAAGCGATAAGCCTTTAAATACGCCTGTAGGAAAAGCTGGCATGATGCTCTGCAATGAATCTGTAATAACTGATCCATCTTGGTCTTCTGTTAAAGAAGGCGCTAATTTTCTCATAAATCCAGGGAATGATGGCTGGTTTGCCCAGACCTATTTGTCGCGTCAACATTTTTATTATGATAGAATGCGAGCTGTAGAGACAAGAAAAGATGTTGTTGTAAATAACAATAACGGTTACTGTGGTATTATCAAATCAACAGGGGAAATAGAAGTAATGGAAAACAATGATGGGCCAAAGACTATAATGGTTGATATATCACCTAATTCTTTTTTACCCTCATCCCTAATTATGTCTAATTATCTAGTAATCTTCAGTTTCTTACTTTTCATTTCCATTTCGATTTGGAATATAAAAGTTATCAAAAATTATAAATAA